The DNA region CCATAAAGTCCATTCAGAAACTGGTGTTCGCACCGTGCATACCCATTTAAGGTATCCCACGCAAGAAGCCGTCCAAGTCTCTGTTTGGTTCATGGATACGAAAATAGAAATAACTAGTGTGTTTTTTGTGGTGTTATGCATGgttatattatgaatatttgatttaaatgaacttttcatgttttctttttacGGTAAACTTTTCatgttaaaataacattaattttaaatcaaacttaTATTCTATGATATAAATCAAAACACAATTTggatacctttttttttaatttataagtacTTAAtcaatctttattatttttaaaattaatattaattattttaagaaaaatattatttattaatatctcataaatatttaattaattcacaaGTATAATTTAACTCGATAGTTTCTTCAAGATGTATACATCTCCTTGAactctaaataattttaaatctatcTACATTTTGTATGCTAAAATTctaaagattaaataaataaacttactttttcatttaaaattttctttttaaaaatattttgtaagaaaatatagcattatttaatttctaatggACAAATGCGATGTATTCTATTGGAagtgaaacactaaaaaaatataggtttaattaagtttttcatatttaGAATATACGGGAAAAAAATTGGTTTCATTTTACTATGTGTCATCAGTCGCTTTCCGTTAAGTGTGATGATGTGACATAGAGTGTCGTGTCATTACGTTTTGTCATGGACATCTCATTGTCATGTCATAACTTTCAATAACGTGGTAGGTAGTAGTGATTGGACGTAATGACATGACGTCTTGTCTGTACATCATCACTTAATGGGAAACAACGATTAACAAGAAATAGTAAAATGAAACTAAGTTTTTTTCTGGTAtgtatttgacaaaaaaaaaagataatttgaaaataacttatttttcaggtatgaaaaacatatttaaatcatatataattagtGTTTTTCTGTCTATAATCAATGTATACATGTAACATGTTATGTCTtccttcatttttcattcattattCATTGTTCTCTGGACCCAAACTATATATCTAATCTCACCATTTGATCTCGTTGgtttttatttaactttgtccaaatattaaatgtataattttaactctttaatttcatatttaatacGATCGTATTAATGTAATTCAGTTGATTAAACATCATAAATTGTTAGATGAGCTATTGTAAAtttcaaatagtatttttttatttccaccaataaaaaatatcatattaattcAATGTTTTCCGTATTTTGAACGatgaattatcttaaaaaataaatacgataaagtttcttaaatctatataaaaataaattatatatatttatcaaattattttaattaatttttaatttttttgataaatttacaaatatttgatcaaataaatttgagaaacaatttttttcttattaacttATAAGATTTGGTTTTAAaacataacttaaatttatgattatcatttttatttttaataaaatagtaaaatttattatttcatctaaaattaaattattttgataaaactccGTATCATCTATTAAGCAAAAACTCATCTTTCAAATtagcttaattaaatttttcatacttaaaaaataaactattttcaaattactaccaaaaaaattattttgtcaaaGAATGAAAACTACTTAAAGATATGTTAAGATTTAACTTCCTATCTGTTAAACAAAGATATACTAGACAAAATATCACATTATCATGTTGAATTATTGTCACGTCATCTCTTATCGAAAAacaattaacaataaataataaaataaaactaaaaatttttcaggtactttatttattaaaaaaagtaatgttagataataatataaaaacaaactatatTTGAAGTATGAAAAACATAAGTAAAAAATGAACAGAGAATTTGATACCCATCCTTCCGTTTCATAAGATGGACACTCGCCCTGATACCGTCGTCTAATGTCCTACCACTAAAATCAGCTAAGTACCAAAATTGCTTTTGTGCCACAAACGGAAACCCAATCTCATGAAATTAATTCTTTCACTCTTTCATCAACTAATTCGTAGATTAACGAGACGCGCTTTTTAAATCATGTTTGTCATAACTAAAACAAATTTCCAGGTAACTTCAAAGTCAAgcaataagaaaacaaaattgggggggggggggcaataGAAGCCAGTCAAAATCTACTTATGCTTAGAGCGTGAGTAGTGATTGTCATTTGGATTTCTCCTCCCACCGAAAACTGCCATTGCTTTCCTTACAGGAGGCTGGAAAGGAGCTTTCTTATCTGTGTGGTGGCTGAAGACACTGTCTGGTGTAAAGAAGTCATCATCCTACAAAGTGTTAATTAAGTATGCTCGGGTTAGAGAATGAAACTAAATAAATTGACTTgtgagaaaaatgaaagaacacCATATTCCCAAGGGATATGGATCAGTTGGCTATTATCAGTAGTTTAAATACAGACATACACACACAACCTGCTTGTTGGCTTTCTTCGTTTTAGGATAAAGTACCCTATGAGGAAGTTGATCTTCACGGAGAATGAGGTTCTTTGAGACTGCATCCCTCCCACCTTGGGGTAAAGGCAATGAAAACTGTACATTGAGTCATGTATCAATCAGAATTTGTGGAATAAAAATTTACACCAAGTCTTATAAATCTCCAGGAAAGATAACACATGCATCATATTCCGATTCCAAACCTATTATTTATTACTCATGTAACGCATGAATCAAGTTAAGgattcaataatttaaaaaacaaaaccaaatgacTTTAAGCTAGTACATCACAGTGTTTGCCACACACCTTTTATAGCAAAAAGGAATGAGAAAAATGAActgatatatataatatactcaCCTTTGTGCCACGTAATGTAACTCGTGGTCGACGGGCAGCTAATACTATTCCATTTTCATTAACAGTGACAGCTACCTTCCTTAAGGTGCCACCATTTCCACATTTGGGACAGAAAATCCTCCCAATCTCGCCAGTAACAGTGTAACAGGCATGACACTTGAGTATCCATCTGGAATGCAAATGATTAAAAGAAAAGCACAAATAATGCATTTTTTATATCATGCTGCATAGAATGGTATCTTAGAGATTAGAATCAATAGGCAGATGTCAttacataattataaaataacaaaatgttaaataatacaTCTAGGCTTTAATTTCCACATGCATTTAAAAGAATTTCTTCACAAAGCAAAGATAGGTAATTTGTAATAACAGCGAATATTGAAAAAGCTATTGAAAATCACCTGTGCAGCTGGTGTATCTGTGTTCCTCCAGGTGCCAGCAAGCGTAAACCCATTTGTAGAAGAACATTTTGCATTGCAAAGTCACCAGTTATACAGGCTACACTTGATTCAGACAAAGACCTAACCACCCAACTTTGGTCactatcatcatcatctgcacaTGAAAAATCAGCAACCTCACTTGTCTGGCTAGCAATCTCCAATTGATTTGATTGGCCATCAATTGTATCTGTCCCACTGTCACATGGTTTATTGACCACAGTTGCATTGCCATCAGATGCGGTTTCCACCAATCCAGCATTGTCTGACTGGAGTTCTTTAGGAAATGAACTTGGTTTACTTTCCTCATCAAGAACTTCAAGTGAGCCTTCTTCCAGCCTCATTTGCTGCATAATTTCATAGATACTTTCATTGTCTTTGTTCTCTTTAACCACCTTACCATCCTCCAACACAGCATTTTCAATATGTTGTTCTTCATCCCTCTGATGAACAGGCGGATTTAAAGCACTAGCATCTTCACCAACACTACCATCAACAACATTTGCTTCCAACTCTTGCTGATCTTGATTACTTGACAACGACTCGTGATACTCGCGTCTAGCTTTCCTTCTTAGATATCTCCTATGAGTACTCCGACTGACAGCCGGCATCCAATCACCAGCATTGTCATCAACCCCTCCCTGCGACGCATCAATTCCATCAGCCACCATCGTCTTCCCCTCAatctttatctcttttttcttaGGCAGATATCTCCTTGGCTTCGTCAAACCATTCTGACCACCCTCCTGAATCCCCAAATCAGCTTCACTCACAGGCTCCACGGAACCATCCACAGAATGCTCATCTTGAGAAACAATGTTCAAGCTAAGGTCCTGCAAAGGAAGGATCCTGGAATTGGAATTGGACGCGTCCTCGGCATGTTCCAACGCCTCCCACTCATCCAAATTGGGCACGTTAGAACCCCATCCAGGCAAGTCCTTCTCAGGCAACCTCTTCACATTGACCATTTGCACAGGAGGAGGGGCATCCCTGATATGTTTTGTCCCATGAATTTGACCCTCCAAAGTATAAGTCAAAGCTATGAGCTTGATATCAACATCAGAAAGAGTTTGTAGGTCACCGGTAGCCCTAGCAAATTTaacaactacaaaaaaaaaatgttttaagttAGAATTAAAACTGTCCGATACATAAATTGAAGCTACAAACAACGGGCTATTGaattttagggttagggaaaATTGGGGATACCTTTGTTGATGGATTCGGAGGAGGGTTCCATGGTTTGGATGGTGAAGGGGAGGAAAGAGAGTTTGTGGCGGGAAACGGGGTCGCGGATTTCCTCCATGACTTCGGGGATGGAGATGAACTTGTCGGCGAGGCCGTGGAGCTTTTCGCCGGATTCGATGACTGCGTTGGCGTCCACGACGGCTACGGAGATGGCATTGGGGGAATCGCTGGTTTCCACCAACACTCGCTCGGTGTGCTGCTGCGGTGGAGGTGGTGGCTGCTTCTTGACCACGTTGCTCCAGCATGATGCCGTCGCTGGAACTGAAGACGGAGTTTCCTCCATGCtatgcagagagagagagagagagaggcgtGCACAACACAACAGAAGAGGGTTAGTGTGTTTAGATCGCTAAACCCTAGAAGGCTAGAAAAGAACGGAGGAATGGTGCACAGTGCActgctttttttattaaatattttatttataaagttattacttattactattaaatcatttttatattttttttaatattacgattttaaagtttattttctatacacttaaaatgtttataatttaaaaatatattataaaaatcaataaattaattatatataatattcttaataagatgataatgtattttgttataattttttaattttaactttttattccttggttgcaaatatattatattcaacctcaagaagaaaataataagtaaaattgtGATTTCCTTGCATGGGACTTAGTGTTGGagtgcttttttaaaaaataaaaaataaaaaataaaagatcaaaagatCATAGATGTATCTTGTCTTTCCTATATttgcaagaaaaaataaaaaaaattctatcccTCGGAAGGAACTATTGAATTATTCTCTTATTATTGATTGAGAATTAGTATATCTTTAGCCGTATATACaggaaaagaatattttaaatcttTGAATTTTATTGAATGTCTTCCAAGAGTGAAGAGTCTCTactgtcaaaagaaaaaaaaaagagtgaagagTTAGTAGAGTTTGGCGtctggtaattttttttagaaagaacAAATGGATTCCTTTATGTTTTAACTTTCTTTAAGAATCTACGAGTAAATTGTGTGCGTACGTTTCTTTAAGTGGGTTAATTGTGTTCAAAACATCTTTTTCATACGCATGTCaaccatttatttaattgtctatgttatatatatatatatatatatataaattaaaaaaagatcttCTCTATAGTTTATCTGGGttgcaagttgcaactaagtTGTTAGTTCACTAGGATGttgtttgaaaattgaaagaaaaaacaaaggtaTATCAATAATAATGCTAAACATTCcttcaaaaaacaaataatgctAAACATAAACTTTACCTAGTACTCCTAGTATCTGTCTCGTTTTCATAATATGATTACAGTTAGCTCTAATTGTTTTCAGCACTCATAAAACTAATTTTGTCATATGATACGACACACTTGTTGTGAACCCGATcgtatatttattgatttgtaTCGGTTTCATACATAACTCTTGTGTTGTTACCAACATCATTTCTACTAGTATACCACATACTACTTGCAAACAAGAGAAAGATGAGACATTATTCAGcaagaatagaaaaatgaaGAGATATTTGACATATATCAGTGTCATCATTCTTTCAGAAGCTACTACGACTGCACAAATCCCACCCTCATGAAGTGAAACACCAAGTCGTCAGATTGGCAACTTGGTAGAGAACCGAACCAacctatatataataataaatgctAGTACTAATCTTGAATCCACCACTACACATGGCCCTTCAAACAGGCCATGAATCCAAGATCTCTAGGAAACTGAACAAGGATCGATCGAGTACAAGGAAGAATGATGCATATACATGTCATTTTGGATTAGCCGTTGTTGAATCCAAGCCACAATTGGCGCAAAGAAAGATGGCTGCCAAATAGTTGAATTAATCCATAACATAGAAGCTAGGAAAGCTGagttatataacaataaaaaggaGGCTTAGATGGCTCGCGCTTTCACAAGGTCCAAGCTCATCTCACTTGGATCAGTTGCTTGCATATCCACTTGAATGCCATCCAATTCCCTCTTGAATCTATCCTTGGAACTTGCATACACCATCTTCATCCTCACCTTTGAGGTATCTGGTGACCTGCACCCAGTTAAACCAATATTGGTTCAAATTGTCTTAATTTGCAATAATATGCATAATTTATAAGGTCACAAAATGAACCGTGCATAATGTAATATATACCTAATaagaataatgatttttatatgCATATAATAAGTAGTTTGGGCAGAACAATATTTATCAAATGCAGTTGTAGATATACTATAAGTTAAGTACCATGCAACGAAGAAGATCTTGCTCTTTTGGCAGTTCTCAGAAGTTgtgaaatcaaaatcatagactGCATAGCGACATTCATTAGCTGGAAAACTGGCCATAAAGTCCTCATAACTTTCCGTGGGGTCCCCTAATTTCTCAACCACCACTTGCTGTTCTTCAATTTTGAACACAATGAACCTGTAGCTCCTCTTTGATTTAAGCTCTTGAAACCTCAGTTTGCAATCATCGTGCACAGCCATTCCGGACGCTACATTTGCCTGCCCCAAAATTTCATGTCACGAATTTAAGACTATCGCAGTCCAGCCAATTTACATGTAACACGAAATTAAGTGTTATCAACTCTTttctataaattgaaaattgtgGTTATATGTCGAACCAAGATTGGCATGGCAGAAACCATAGACAAGTGGTGGTCTAGGACTATGTAATTCCAAATGGATAAAAGtgaattttaatgttatattcaGTTAAATGCTAGAAGAACATATAGAATTTGAAGAGCCACATGCAACCACTAGAACATAAATTTCATAGATGAAAGTTAGGAAGGAAAATGATTTGCTATCATCTTTTGATAACAATTATAGGGTATGTAACAATCATCTCGTAATTTGATAGAATTTTAAGATCTCAGAAGcttgaatttaatcttcatacatctaaaaccataaaaaatttatgaatatgCATGTTACACATAAACAATGCTAATGGTATTCCTTAATAGATGTTGCATCCAAAGTGGAAAAGTAATAAGAGGGTGATATATATATGTCTTCAAGAAAACAGGAACAAGTATGCAAAATAGAGAAAGAGGATGCATACCATTTTGCCAGCAATGAGAAAGAAGCGCCCTGCGAAATGTGAATGAAGGGAAAGCGAAGGGAGCAATAGAGATTGGAAAAATGAGAACAATAGACTCAATGACAACTATGGAGAGAAAATAACGATTAAAGATCCTTGTTTTCTGGACAACGAGAGGTGGAACTTAATTTGAGAAGACTAAGATAGCATATGGAGATTAGATCGAACTTAGGGGAGTAATTAATGGATGGTTCCGTTGCAATCTGTTTTGCTTCCTTGTCCATGTAtccacaaatttattttatgcctTTCGCgttaatttctttcttcttttatctaGCTATCTATACATACATCAATCAAtatatttgtttcaaatttttgttaAGCGCAAACGGGAAATTAAACACAAGTTCTAACAATATAATAGTACTTTTTATAGAACTATTCTTTTTTGGACTAAAAAAAACACTGTTTGCAATCTGTTTGGttgttgtttctttatttttaggcCCTACTAGGATTATCTAGTAATAATAAATAGAGTGTGTGATATGTCATACTGATCTATGGATTTCTTTGTAGGGGTGGGTAAACGGGCCGGCCCGTCCCACGTAAGGCCCGTCCGCGTAAGTCCGCATTGGCAGCGGACCGGCCAGTTCGTCCCGCTTCTTACacggaccaaataaattggtctGTCCCCGCCCTGCAAATCTCGCGGGTCAAACGGGCCGGTCCGCGggcctagttttaaaagaattttaattttaataaaaatacaatataattaaattaagttcaatacagATGTAAATAAAGtctcaataattagtcaattacatcaataaaataaataatgtcttaacaaaaaaaaatccaagcaacaaatctaaaatatgaaatttaaacatctccaacaacaaatgattccaTATTTGAAGTAGCTTGAGTCTTCTTCATGTGAGTTGCGTTTTGTTTTCCTTGTAAGGAAGAAAAAAGTCGTATGACTTGTGCGCGTGTGATGGAAAAAAATCGTGAGGAAAAAAGTATTCTTAGTCTGCTACAATGATCACTGCTAAATATgatgtaagttattttttataataaaaatatattgaaatatctttaaaaatatttatttaacaattatttttagcttaaatgataagaattgatatttttattatttatgccttaaagatatgaaaatgaagatttttagtatgttatcacttatctttttttatcttaa from Glycine soja cultivar W05 chromosome 8, ASM419377v2, whole genome shotgun sequence includes:
- the LOC114421002 gene encoding 20S-pre-rRNA D-site endonuclease nob1-like, producing MEETPSSVPATASCWSNVVKKQPPPPPQQHTERVLVETSDSPNAISVAVVDANAVIESGEKLHGLADKFISIPEVMEEIRDPVSRHKLSFLPFTIQTMEPSSESINKVVKFARATGDLQTLSDVDIKLIALTYTLEGQIHGTKHIRDAPPPVQMVNVKRLPEKDLPGWGSNVPNLDEWEALEHAEDASNSNSRILPLQDLSLNIVSQDEHSVDGSVEPVSEADLGIQEGGQNGLTKPRRYLPKKKEIKIEGKTMVADGIDASQGGVDDNAGDWMPAVSRSTHRRYLRRKARREYHESLSSNQDQQELEANVVDGSVGEDASALNPPVHQRDEEQHIENAVLEDGKVVKENKDNESIYEIMQQMRLEEGSLEVLDEESKPSSFPKELQSDNAGLVETASDGNATVVNKPCDSGTDTIDGQSNQLEIASQTSEVADFSCADDDDSDQSWVVRSLSESSVACITGDFAMQNVLLQMGLRLLAPGGTQIHQLHRWILKCHACYTVTGEIGRIFCPKCGNGGTLRKVAVTVNENGIVLAARRPRVTLRGTKFSLPLPQGGRDAVSKNLILREDQLPHRVLYPKTKKANKQDDDFFTPDSVFSHHTDKKAPFQPPVRKAMAVFGGRRNPNDNHYSRSKHK
- the LOC114421157 gene encoding actin-depolymerizing factor 7-like, which produces MANVASGMAVHDDCKLRFQELKSKRSYRFIVFKIEEQQVVVEKLGDPTESYEDFMASFPANECRYAVYDFDFTTSENCQKSKIFFVAWSPDTSKVRMKMVYASSKDRFKRELDGIQVDMQATDPSEMSLDLVKARAI